One Dietzia sp. JS16-p6b genomic window carries:
- a CDS encoding iron ABC transporter permease — MTRGSPRHALVLGGATLVLLLALLAGTLVGPAGLTPRGVLLELVGQLPFVHVDSGLTPRQQVILWEIRIPRVALGGIVGAMLAIAGATYQGVFRNPLADPYLLGVSSGAGLGATLAIVLGGAAGSAMVPPAAFVGGMIAVMATYALGRGVGGGRTEVVIILAGVAVAAFASAVQTFFMQRNDETLRQVYSWMLGRLTTSGWAEVRTVLPYVVVSVVVIALHRRTLDVMSVGDVEASTLGIAPARVRLVLISVATLGTAAVVSVSGLIGFVGIVIPHAVRMVIGPGHRLLLPLSLLVGAAFLVLADLVARTAMSPGELPIGVVTAAIGAPFFLFVLRRSRGII, encoded by the coding sequence GTGACCCGCGGGTCGCCCCGCCACGCCCTGGTGCTGGGCGGAGCGACACTGGTGCTACTCCTGGCGCTGCTGGCGGGCACGCTCGTCGGGCCGGCCGGGTTGACCCCGCGCGGGGTGTTGCTCGAGCTGGTCGGCCAGCTGCCGTTCGTGCACGTCGACTCGGGGCTGACGCCCCGCCAACAGGTGATCCTGTGGGAGATCCGGATCCCCCGGGTCGCGCTCGGGGGGATCGTCGGCGCGATGCTGGCGATCGCCGGCGCCACGTATCAGGGCGTGTTCCGCAACCCGCTCGCCGACCCCTACCTCCTGGGGGTGTCCAGCGGCGCCGGGCTGGGCGCCACACTGGCGATCGTCCTCGGCGGCGCCGCGGGGTCGGCGATGGTGCCGCCGGCGGCGTTCGTCGGCGGCATGATCGCGGTGATGGCCACTTACGCCCTGGGCCGCGGTGTCGGCGGCGGGCGGACCGAGGTCGTGATCATCCTCGCCGGCGTCGCTGTCGCCGCGTTCGCCAGCGCCGTCCAGACCTTCTTCATGCAGCGCAACGACGAGACCCTGCGGCAGGTGTACTCGTGGATGCTCGGCCGGCTCACGACCAGCGGGTGGGCCGAGGTGCGGACAGTGCTGCCGTACGTCGTCGTCTCGGTCGTGGTGATCGCCCTTCACCGGCGCACTCTCGACGTGATGTCCGTGGGCGACGTCGAGGCCTCCACCCTCGGCATCGCCCCGGCCCGGGTGAGGCTGGTGCTGATCAGCGTCGCCACGCTGGGCACGGCGGCGGTCGTGTCGGTGAGCGGCCTCATCGGATTCGTCGGCATCGTGATCCCCCACGCCGTCCGCATGGTGATCGGCCCCGGCCATCGCTTACTCCTACCGCTGTCGCTGCTGGTGGGGGCCGCCTTCCTGGTCCTCGCCGACCTCGTCGCCCGCACCGCGATGAGCCCGGGCGAGCTGCCGATCGGGGTCGTCACCGCCGCGATCGGCGCGCCGTTCTTCCTGTTCGTGTTGCGCCGCAGCCGGGGGATCATATGA
- a CDS encoding ABC transporter ATP-binding protein has protein sequence MTAIPDSTTALSCRGLHVARDGVPVLHGIDLAVPTGSWVSLVGPNGSGKTTLLYALAGLVPSRGEVRVMGLATRRAGRRPVARMVALMPQRPVVPEGVSARELIRLGRTPHVPRFGTETPHDHSIVESVIDRLALHDLAPRVATTLSGGELQRVVLARALAQEPRVLLLDEPTSALDIGHQQQVLDLVDSMRRESGLTVVAAMHDLTSAAHYGERVVMVDHGRLVADGTGEEVLTVERLAEVYDARVEVLDRPDGRAVLPLREPGA, from the coding sequence ATGACCGCCATCCCGGATTCGACGACGGCGCTGTCCTGCCGCGGCCTCCACGTGGCCCGGGACGGTGTGCCGGTTCTGCACGGGATCGACCTCGCCGTGCCGACCGGGTCGTGGGTCTCCCTGGTCGGGCCGAACGGGTCGGGCAAGACCACGTTGCTCTACGCCCTGGCGGGGCTCGTCCCGTCCCGGGGCGAGGTGCGGGTCATGGGTCTGGCGACGCGACGAGCCGGTCGCCGGCCGGTCGCCCGGATGGTGGCGCTGATGCCGCAGCGCCCGGTGGTCCCGGAGGGCGTGAGCGCACGAGAGCTGATCCGGCTGGGCCGCACTCCCCACGTCCCCCGCTTCGGGACCGAGACGCCCCACGACCACAGCATCGTGGAGAGCGTGATCGACCGACTGGCACTGCACGACCTGGCCCCGCGCGTCGCCACCACGCTGTCCGGGGGCGAGCTGCAGCGGGTGGTCCTGGCGCGGGCCCTGGCCCAGGAGCCCCGCGTGTTGCTATTGGACGAGCCGACGAGCGCTCTCGACATCGGGCACCAACAACAGGTCCTCGACCTGGTGGACTCGATGCGCCGCGAGAGCGGACTCACCGTGGTGGCTGCCATGCACGACCTCACCTCCGCCGCACACTACGGCGAACGCGTGGTCATGGTGGACCATGGCCGCCTGGTCGCCGACGGCACCGGCGAGGAGGTGCTCACCGTCGAGCGACTGGCCGAGGTGTACGACGCCCGGGTCGAGGTCCTCGACCGCCCCGACGGCCGCGCCGTCCTGCCGCTCCGCGAGCCGGGGGCCTGA
- a CDS encoding MBL fold metallo-hydrolase: MEIVLLGTGAADGWPNPFCRCDSCLDALRREDVRGQTAALIDDEMMIDCGPEVPGAASRHGRTLAGVAHLLLTHAHSDHLGPQALLSRSWVAGTGELEVIGPSGALEVCRPWVGPGDPVRFVPVVAGDRIVAGGYDVRVLPAGHRVFDDGDAVLYDVTGPDGARVLWATDTGPWPAGWFAAVRGAGYDAVFLEETLGDREEISDAHLGLGRFGEMVRSLRSVEAVTDHTEVVAVHLGHHNPPLGRLVPRLREHGARPGVDGEVVSCGPPRRSAAGCRPGRTSR; this comes from the coding sequence ATGGAGATCGTGTTGCTGGGCACGGGCGCGGCCGATGGGTGGCCCAACCCGTTCTGTCGCTGCGACTCCTGCCTCGACGCCCTGCGCCGCGAGGACGTGCGCGGGCAGACCGCCGCGCTGATCGACGACGAGATGATGATCGACTGCGGACCCGAGGTACCGGGCGCCGCGTCTCGTCACGGCCGGACGCTCGCGGGGGTGGCTCATCTGCTCCTCACCCACGCCCATTCGGACCACCTCGGTCCCCAGGCCTTGCTCTCCCGCTCCTGGGTGGCCGGGACCGGCGAGCTCGAGGTGATCGGCCCCTCCGGCGCACTCGAGGTGTGCAGGCCCTGGGTCGGCCCCGGGGACCCGGTGCGGTTCGTTCCGGTGGTGGCCGGGGACCGAATCGTCGCGGGCGGGTACGACGTGCGCGTCCTGCCCGCCGGCCACCGGGTCTTCGACGACGGCGACGCGGTGCTCTACGACGTGACCGGTCCCGACGGCGCCCGCGTGTTGTGGGCCACCGACACCGGCCCGTGGCCCGCCGGGTGGTTCGCGGCCGTCCGGGGGGCGGGATACGACGCGGTGTTCCTCGAGGAGACCCTGGGCGATCGCGAGGAGATCTCGGACGCCCACCTCGGGCTGGGGAGGTTCGGCGAGATGGTCCGGTCGCTGCGGTCCGTCGAGGCCGTCACGGACCATACCGAGGTCGTGGCCGTACACCTCGGTCACCACAACCCGCCGCTCGGCCGGCTGGTCCCGCGGCTGCGCGAACACGGGGCCAGGCCGGGCGTGGACGGCGAGGTGGTCAGCTGCGGGCCGCCCCGCCGGTCCGCGGCCGGATGTCGTCCGGGTCGGACATCGCGCTAG
- a CDS encoding TetR/AcrR family transcriptional regulator, which yields MADLRARKKADTLTRLSVAAVELLVAEGLDGATVSAIAERAGVSTRTFHNYFAHREDAFLHFLREQVAEWVRRVDGAPAGMSPLDVLRSIFRESHGRSQDDIVAAENLLVVGEQVMLLLRTGERSCAANVLDPLYAAVQRRAPHLSPFRVRVIVDLGLAAGASVLRHQPPGGEPGGGEDERDTVMDEAFDLFEKGAGHEFRTTPGQAVTD from the coding sequence ATGGCTGACCTGCGCGCGCGGAAGAAGGCCGACACCCTCACCCGCCTCTCGGTGGCCGCGGTCGAACTCCTGGTCGCCGAGGGGCTGGACGGGGCGACGGTGTCCGCGATCGCCGAGCGCGCCGGGGTCTCCACCCGCACGTTCCACAACTACTTCGCCCACCGCGAGGACGCGTTCCTGCACTTCCTGCGCGAGCAGGTCGCCGAGTGGGTCCGTCGGGTGGACGGGGCGCCGGCGGGGATGTCGCCGCTCGATGTCCTGCGGTCGATATTCCGGGAGTCCCACGGACGATCGCAGGACGACATCGTCGCGGCGGAGAACCTTCTCGTGGTCGGAGAGCAGGTCATGCTGCTGCTGCGCACCGGGGAGCGGAGCTGCGCCGCCAACGTGCTCGATCCGTTGTACGCGGCCGTGCAGCGCCGGGCCCCGCATCTGAGTCCTTTCCGCGTCCGCGTGATCGTCGACCTGGGCCTCGCGGCGGGCGCGTCGGTCCTCCGGCACCAGCCGCCCGGGGGCGAGCCGGGCGGTGGGGAAGACGAACGGGACACGGTGATGGACGAGGCCTTCGACCTGTTCGAGAAGGGGGCCGGTCACGAGTTCCGGACGACCCCGGGTCAGGCGGTGACCGACTAG
- a CDS encoding MMPL family transporter — protein MASFLYRIGRTAYLFRWRFIAAWVLVILGVGTAAATMSQQTSTTFSIPGLESIETQEEMQQRFAGAGDQLDAPTGTIVIRAPEGSTLVDPAVTDDVDDFLGQVRELGFLADTDAIVNPVIAAEGVAQQLTEAQAAQGVPQEQIDADIAAVSPLSADQTTGTVQIQFDADTTMDITAEDREAFADVVAAHEGDLTIAYSGNAFQLSEISAIGELIGIAVAAVILLITFGSVIAAGMPLLTGVIGVGIGIAGIFAATAFTDTINTMTPTLASMIGLAVGIDYALFIVSRFRTELVKHIGGNDLEPAELAAKLRSIDAPTRAHLAGLAVGKAGSAVVFAGLTVLVALSALSIINIPFLTAMALSAAATVAIAVLVAITLLPAILGAVGIRLFAARVKGVRAPDPEDENPTMGLTWVRRIRARPVLFATAGILLLILLALPATQLRLAMPSDGTMAPGTPNRTAYDMTDEAFGPGRNAPMIALVDTLQVPEEDRPAAWATAAADIQALDGVQNAQIIETNEAGDAAQVLITPEYGATDERAADVLAEIRAGAADFEQQTGGTYSVTGVSPIYEDISERLTEVLIPYIAIVLALAFILLMLVFRSIWVPLIAALGFSLSVAATFGITVAIWQEGWLGIISDPQPVISFLPIMLIGIVFGLAMDYQVFLVTRMREGWVHGKTAHNAVSNGFKHGARVVTAAALIMISVFAAFMTIDEQFIKVMGFALAIAVLFDAFVVRMTIIPAVMFLLGERAWGLPRWLDRILPAVDVEGSALEAEQGSARETAGEPGSGDDDRAGTEAAVAAGRHSAETVVDQSPGPGRHELPGDAAGGDAGTRSDG, from the coding sequence ATGGCGTCATTCCTCTACCGCATCGGGCGGACCGCCTACCTCTTCAGATGGCGGTTCATCGCCGCCTGGGTGCTGGTGATACTCGGCGTCGGCACCGCCGCGGCCACGATGTCCCAGCAGACCAGCACCACCTTCTCGATCCCGGGCCTCGAGTCGATCGAGACCCAGGAGGAGATGCAACAGAGGTTCGCCGGGGCGGGTGACCAGCTCGACGCGCCGACGGGGACCATCGTCATCCGCGCACCGGAGGGCAGCACCCTCGTCGATCCGGCGGTCACGGACGACGTCGACGACTTCCTCGGGCAGGTGCGGGAGCTGGGCTTCCTCGCCGACACCGATGCCATCGTCAACCCGGTGATCGCCGCCGAGGGGGTGGCGCAGCAGCTCACCGAGGCCCAGGCCGCCCAGGGGGTCCCGCAGGAACAGATCGACGCCGACATCGCGGCGGTGAGTCCGCTGAGCGCCGACCAGACCACCGGCACCGTCCAGATCCAGTTCGACGCGGACACGACCATGGACATCACCGCCGAGGACCGCGAGGCCTTCGCCGACGTGGTCGCGGCGCACGAGGGTGACCTGACCATCGCCTACTCCGGCAACGCTTTCCAACTCTCGGAGATCAGCGCCATCGGCGAGCTCATCGGCATCGCCGTGGCCGCGGTGATCCTGCTCATCACCTTCGGTTCGGTGATCGCCGCGGGGATGCCGCTGCTCACCGGGGTCATCGGCGTGGGGATCGGCATCGCGGGCATCTTCGCCGCCACGGCCTTCACGGACACGATCAACACCATGACGCCGACGCTGGCGTCCATGATCGGCCTCGCGGTGGGCATCGACTACGCGCTGTTCATCGTCTCCCGCTTCCGCACCGAGCTGGTCAAACACATCGGCGGCAACGATCTCGAGCCCGCGGAACTCGCCGCGAAGCTCAGGAGCATCGACGCGCCCACGCGCGCGCACCTGGCCGGGTTGGCGGTAGGTAAGGCAGGCTCCGCGGTGGTCTTCGCCGGGCTCACCGTCCTGGTCGCCCTCTCGGCCCTGTCCATCATCAACATCCCGTTCCTCACCGCGATGGCGCTGTCCGCAGCCGCGACAGTCGCCATCGCCGTCCTGGTCGCCATCACACTGCTGCCCGCCATTCTCGGCGCCGTCGGGATCCGGCTCTTCGCGGCCCGGGTCAAGGGCGTCAGGGCGCCCGACCCGGAGGACGAGAACCCGACGATGGGACTGACCTGGGTCCGCCGTATCCGCGCCCGTCCCGTCCTCTTCGCCACCGCCGGGATCCTGCTGCTCATCCTGCTGGCGCTGCCCGCCACGCAACTGCGGCTGGCCATGCCGTCGGACGGCACGATGGCCCCTGGTACCCCGAACCGCACGGCGTACGACATGACGGACGAGGCGTTCGGTCCCGGTCGCAACGCGCCCATGATCGCCCTCGTGGACACCCTCCAGGTGCCCGAGGAGGACCGTCCGGCGGCGTGGGCCACCGCGGCGGCGGACATCCAGGCACTCGACGGCGTCCAGAACGCCCAGATCATCGAGACCAACGAGGCGGGTGACGCGGCCCAGGTCCTCATCACACCGGAGTACGGGGCCACCGACGAGCGGGCCGCGGACGTCCTCGCCGAGATCCGGGCCGGAGCCGCCGACTTCGAGCAGCAGACCGGGGGGACCTACTCCGTCACCGGCGTCAGCCCGATCTACGAGGACATCTCCGAACGACTCACCGAGGTCCTCATCCCGTACATCGCCATCGTGCTGGCCCTCGCGTTCATCCTGCTCATGCTGGTGTTCCGGTCGATCTGGGTGCCGCTGATCGCGGCGCTGGGCTTCAGCCTGTCGGTCGCGGCGACCTTCGGCATCACCGTGGCCATCTGGCAGGAGGGCTGGCTGGGGATCATCTCCGACCCGCAGCCGGTCATCAGCTTCCTGCCGATCATGCTCATCGGCATCGTGTTCGGCCTGGCGATGGACTACCAGGTCTTCCTCGTCACCCGCATGCGCGAGGGGTGGGTGCACGGTAAGACCGCGCACAACGCGGTGTCCAACGGCTTCAAGCACGGGGCCCGCGTCGTCACCGCCGCCGCGCTGATCATGATCAGCGTCTTCGCCGCATTCATGACGATCGACGAGCAGTTCATCAAGGTGATGGGCTTCGCGCTGGCGATCGCCGTCCTGTTCGACGCCTTCGTGGTGCGCATGACGATCATCCCGGCGGTGATGTTCCTCCTCGGCGAACGGGCCTGGGGCCTGCCGCGGTGGCTGGACAGGATCCTGCCCGCGGTCGACGTGGAGGGATCGGCGCTCGAGGCCGAACAGGGCTCCGCCCGTGAGACCGCCGGGGAGCCGGGGAGCGGAGACGACGACCGTGCCGGCACCGAGGCCGCGGTGGCCGCCGGACGGCACTCCGCCGAGACCGTTGTCGATCAGAGTCCGGGGCCGGGCAGGCACGAGCTGCCCGGTGACGCAGCCGGCGGTGATGCCGGGACGCGGTCCGATGGCTGA
- a CDS encoding MBL fold metallo-hydrolase codes for MLLERIYDEDLAQAGYFIGCQARNEAMVVDARRDIREYLDLADRHGMTITAVTETHIHADYLSGTRELAEATGATVYVSGEGGDDWQYGFEAERLHHGDRLTLGNITVEAVHTPGHTPEHLSFLVTDGAFADTPGYMLTGDFVFAGDLGRPDLLDEAAGGIDTRFAGATQIFRSLKESFVSLPDHVQVFPGHGSGSACGKALGALPSTSVGYERRYAWWAGYVSDDDEEGFVSELLDGQPDAHAYFGRMKRQNKEGPAVLGPLAPLREYGISELADALEANDVVVVDTRGQDEVHAGTVPGALNVPGVDKAASFGAWVYDPEKEDTPIVVLAEGPETAETMRDHLLRVGIDTVTGYTTTFEGLPMTIPEMIGPDELASYDAAMVLDIRNKTEHADGHIPGSEQLSGGRVLWNLDRLPTDGPIVTYCQSGVRNSVAASALRRAGYRVVELEGSFAGWSERNLVPA; via the coding sequence ATGCTTCTCGAGCGCATCTACGACGAGGACCTCGCCCAGGCCGGGTACTTCATCGGCTGCCAGGCCAGGAACGAGGCGATGGTGGTGGACGCCCGTCGTGACATCCGCGAGTACCTCGACCTGGCCGACCGTCACGGCATGACCATCACCGCGGTGACCGAGACCCACATCCACGCCGACTACCTCTCCGGCACCCGCGAGCTCGCCGAGGCGACCGGCGCGACCGTCTACGTCTCGGGGGAGGGCGGCGACGACTGGCAGTACGGTTTCGAGGCCGAGCGGCTGCACCACGGGGACCGGCTCACGCTGGGCAACATCACGGTCGAGGCCGTGCACACCCCGGGCCACACCCCGGAGCACCTGTCCTTCCTCGTCACCGACGGCGCCTTCGCTGATACCCCCGGCTACATGCTGACCGGCGACTTCGTCTTCGCCGGCGATCTCGGTCGACCGGATCTGCTCGACGAGGCCGCGGGCGGGATCGACACGCGCTTCGCCGGCGCCACGCAGATCTTCCGCAGCCTGAAGGAGTCGTTCGTCTCCCTGCCCGACCACGTCCAGGTCTTCCCGGGCCACGGCTCCGGCAGCGCCTGCGGCAAGGCCCTCGGTGCACTTCCGTCGACCAGCGTCGGTTACGAGCGTCGCTACGCCTGGTGGGCGGGGTACGTCAGCGACGACGACGAGGAGGGCTTCGTCTCCGAGCTGCTCGACGGCCAGCCGGACGCGCACGCGTACTTCGGTCGGATGAAGCGGCAGAACAAAGAGGGCCCGGCGGTGCTCGGGCCATTGGCCCCCCTGCGCGAGTACGGCATCTCCGAGCTGGCCGACGCGCTGGAGGCGAACGACGTCGTCGTCGTCGACACCCGCGGCCAGGACGAGGTCCACGCCGGCACCGTCCCCGGGGCGCTCAACGTCCCCGGCGTCGACAAGGCCGCCTCCTTCGGCGCCTGGGTCTACGACCCCGAGAAGGAGGACACGCCGATCGTCGTCCTCGCCGAGGGACCCGAGACGGCCGAGACGATGCGGGATCACCTGCTGCGCGTCGGCATCGACACGGTCACCGGTTACACGACCACCTTCGAGGGGCTGCCGATGACGATCCCCGAGATGATCGGACCCGACGAGCTGGCCTCGTACGACGCCGCGATGGTCCTGGACATCCGCAACAAGACCGAGCACGCCGACGGCCACATCCCGGGCTCCGAGCAGCTCAGCGGCGGCCGGGTCCTGTGGAACCTCGACCGGCTGCCGACCGACGGGCCGATCGTCACGTACTGCCAGAGCGGCGTGCGCAACTCGGTCGCGGCCAGCGCCCTCCGCCGCGCCGGCTACCGCGTGGTCGAGCTCGAGGGCAGCTTCGCGGGCTGGTCCGAACGCAACCTCGTCCCCGCCTGA
- a CDS encoding rhodanese-like domain-containing protein gives MLSTLTNAPTIAPADLRDALDSDTPPTVIDVRTGAEFSALHVRGSYNVPLPLLAEHGEEFASRLPGQVVLICQSGNRARQAGERLEAVGVDPDSVTVLDGGIAAFESAGGEIVRGKGVWAMDRQVRMVAGSLVLAGVTASTLASPKFAYLAGAIGAGLTYSAASNSCAMAAALARMPWNRSADEPGLGSVLDSLPTRP, from the coding sequence ATGCTCTCCACCCTCACCAACGCCCCGACCATCGCCCCCGCCGACCTGCGCGACGCGTTGGACTCCGACACCCCGCCCACCGTGATCGACGTGCGAACCGGCGCCGAGTTCTCCGCGCTCCACGTCCGCGGCTCCTACAACGTGCCGCTGCCCCTGCTCGCGGAGCACGGCGAGGAGTTCGCCTCCCGCCTGCCCGGGCAGGTCGTGTTGATCTGCCAGTCGGGCAACCGCGCCCGCCAGGCCGGTGAACGACTCGAGGCCGTGGGGGTCGACCCCGACTCGGTGACCGTCCTCGACGGCGGGATCGCCGCGTTCGAGTCCGCCGGTGGCGAGATCGTCCGCGGAAAGGGCGTCTGGGCGATGGACAGACAGGTCCGGATGGTCGCCGGCTCGCTCGTCCTGGCCGGCGTCACCGCATCCACGCTCGCCTCGCCGAAGTTCGCCTACTTGGCGGGAGCGATCGGCGCCGGGCTCACGTACTCCGCCGCGAGCAACTCCTGCGCCATGGCCGCGGCCCTGGCCCGGATGCCGTGGAACCGCTCGGCCGACGAGCCCGGTCTCGGGTCCGTCCTGGACTCCCTACCCACCCGCCCCTGA
- a CDS encoding sulfite exporter TauE/SafE family protein translates to MEITLIIVVALAVLVGLSLGLLGGGGSILVVPLLTYIGGLDPKEAIATSLFVVGATSLVSLIGHARKGNVRWRTGLIFGAAGMVGAFLGGLAGGYIPGTVLMVAFAIMMIATAGAMIRGRRDRNGQAPSTQSHHHPLWRILLDGLVVGAATGLVGAGGGFLVVPALVLLAGLPMTAAVGTSLLVIAMKSFAGLGGYLTTVSLDWPLVVAVTAAAVAGSFVGIRLTSVVPEKALRKGFGYFVLLMGAVVLSQELPFPAAPIILGTVVVLATAAMACLLAARDRCPLRSRRPAATPAATPA, encoded by the coding sequence ATGGAGATCACCCTGATCATCGTCGTGGCGCTGGCCGTCCTGGTCGGCCTGTCCCTGGGCCTGCTCGGCGGGGGCGGCTCCATCCTCGTCGTCCCACTGCTCACCTACATCGGCGGACTCGACCCCAAGGAGGCCATCGCCACCTCACTGTTCGTCGTGGGCGCCACCTCGCTGGTCAGCCTCATCGGCCACGCCCGGAAGGGCAACGTCCGGTGGCGGACGGGCCTGATCTTCGGCGCGGCCGGCATGGTGGGCGCGTTCCTCGGCGGCCTGGCCGGCGGCTACATCCCCGGCACCGTCCTCATGGTCGCCTTCGCGATCATGATGATCGCCACCGCCGGCGCGATGATCCGGGGCCGCAGGGACCGCAACGGTCAGGCCCCGTCGACCCAGTCGCACCACCACCCGCTCTGGCGGATCCTCCTCGACGGACTCGTCGTGGGCGCCGCGACCGGGCTGGTCGGCGCGGGCGGTGGCTTCCTCGTCGTCCCGGCCCTCGTCCTGCTGGCCGGGCTGCCGATGACCGCCGCGGTGGGCACCTCGCTGCTGGTCATCGCGATGAAGTCCTTCGCCGGCCTCGGCGGCTACCTCACCACGGTCAGCCTGGACTGGCCTCTCGTGGTCGCGGTCACCGCCGCCGCGGTGGCCGGGTCGTTCGTCGGGATCCGGCTCACCTCGGTGGTGCCGGAGAAGGCCCTTCGGAAGGGCTTCGGGTACTTCGTCCTGCTCATGGGCGCGGTGGTCCTGTCCCAGGAACTGCCCTTCCCGGCCGCGCCGATCATCCTCGGCACCGTCGTGGTCCTGGCCACGGCGGCGATGGCCTGCCTCCTCGCCGCGCGGGACCGATGCCCGCTGCGGTCCCGTCGTCCCGCTGCCACGCCGGCCGCGACACCGGCCTGA
- a CDS encoding DUF421 domain-containing protein has product MDSTLLWDGWDPIVHSVVMVACGFVALVLILRVSGPRTMAKMTPLDFIVAVTIGSAFGRTLTATEVPLVQTVLVVALLVGIQWLFAAVRARSPRVRSLLDSPPVLLYYQGRMQGRALRSHRLLEDDVHTAARQSGKGSLEEVAAVILQQDGSLGVIGRDDLGDASSLLPFTGRPDIRDNEG; this is encoded by the coding sequence ATGGACTCCACTCTGCTCTGGGACGGCTGGGACCCGATCGTCCACTCCGTCGTGATGGTCGCCTGCGGATTCGTCGCCCTGGTCCTCATCCTCCGGGTGTCCGGGCCCCGCACGATGGCCAAGATGACCCCCCTCGACTTCATCGTCGCCGTCACCATCGGGTCGGCGTTCGGCCGGACCCTCACCGCGACCGAGGTGCCGCTCGTCCAGACGGTGCTGGTCGTGGCGCTGCTCGTCGGTATCCAATGGCTGTTCGCCGCGGTCCGTGCACGGTCACCGCGGGTCAGGTCGCTGCTGGACAGCCCGCCGGTCCTCCTCTACTACCAGGGCCGGATGCAGGGCCGGGCCCTACGGAGCCACCGCCTCCTCGAGGACGATGTCCACACCGCGGCCCGGCAATCCGGGAAGGGATCGCTCGAGGAGGTCGCAGCGGTGATCCTCCAGCAGGACGGCAGCCTGGGGGTGATCGGCCGGGACGATCTGGGCGACGCCTCGAGCCTGCTGCCGTTCACCGGCCGACCCGACATCCGGGACAACGAGGGGTGA